From the genome of Ziziphus jujuba cultivar Dongzao chromosome 6, ASM3175591v1, one region includes:
- the LOC107430293 gene encoding phosphatidylinositol/phosphatidylcholine transfer protein SFH11 isoform X4 — translation MSCIHFVYSTSLFVICFMNKLKLVKKPERVDNRIRGASFFCLPMHNSKESDNEIIISRDGEDRQDDEVLKAPSKHKSGLTGKIMHPPIEGHWQLPLDQERYKPSSSSTNLGFKAVLSYPLRIRQSLKKAGRSKSLRVLLEGTHDPKDEQLVQSFRELLFLEGQLPSKHNNYHTLLRFLRMRDFDFTKSKEMFLNYLKWREDYKVDAIQKEFKFDEYEEVKKCYPHGYHGVDRYGRPIYIERIGMVDLNALLQVSSVDRFVKYHVSEQEKTLNLRFPACSIAAKRHIASTTSILDVQGVGLSNFSKFARQIFMEIQKIDSNYYPETLHRLFIVNAGSGFRMLWKALKAFLDVRTLAKINVLGYNYLNDLLEVIDPSNLPNFLGGNCTCSDYGGCLLSDKGPWKNPEISEMIQLAGDFSNR, via the exons ATGTCCTGCATACACTTTGTCTATTCAACTTCTTTGTTTGTTatatgttttatgaataaactTAAGCTGGTTAAAAAACCTGAGAGAGTAGATAATAGGATCAGAGGTGCATCATTTTTTTGCTTACCAATGCATAACTCAAAGGAAAGCGACAACGAAATAATCATATCAAGGGATGGAGAAGATCGTCAAGATGATGAAGTATTAAAAGCTCCAAGTAAACATAAATCTGGGTTGACAGGGAAGATTATGCACCCACCTATTGAAGGCCATTGGCAGCTACCTCTTGATCAAGAACGTTATAAACCTTCTTCGTCGTCCACAAACTTGGGCTTCAAGGCAGTGTTGTCGTATCCGCTTAGGATTCGCCAGTCATTGAAGAAAGCTGGACGGAGTAAAAGCTTGCGAGTACTTCTTGAAGGAACTCATGATCCAAAAGATGAACAACTTGTTCAATCTTTCCGCGAATTGCTTTTCCTTGAGGGTCAGCTTCCATCAAAGCATAATAACTATCATACACTTCTACG ATTTCTTCGAATGAGGGACTTCGATTTTACTAAATCAAAAGAAATGTTCTTGAATTATCTTAAGTGGCGCGAGGACTATAAAGTAGATGCAATTCAAAAG GAATTTAAGTTTGACGAGTATGAAGAGGTAAAAAAATGCTATCCTCATGGTTATCATGGCGTTGATCGATATGGCAGACCAATATACATTGAAAGAATTGGAATGGTGGATCTTAATGCACTTCTACAAGTAAGTAGTGTTGATAGATTTGTTAAGTATCATGTTTCAGAGCAAGAGAAAACATTAAATTTGAGATTTCCGGCATGTTCAATTGCGGCCAAGAGGCATATAGCATCCACCACCAGTATTTTGGATGTTCAGGGAGTG GGATTGTCTAATTTCTCAAAGTTTGCAAGGCAAATCTTCATGGAAATTCAGAAGATAGATAGCAATTACTACCCAGAG ACTCTACATCGTCTCTTCATCGTAAATGCTGGATCTGGATTTAGGATGCTATGGAAAGCGCTAAAAGCATTTCTTGATGTACGTACTTTAGCAAAGATCAAT GTGCTAGGATATAATTACCTTAATGACCTGCTTGAAGTCATTGATCCAAG TAATTTGCCAAATTTCCTCGGTGGAAACTGTACATGTTCTGACTATGGAGGTTGCTTGCTGAGTGACAAAGGACCCTGGAAAAATCCTGAAATTTCAGAAATGATTCAG CTTGCAGGCGATTTCAGCAAC